The DNA region AATGCCCGATTTCATGTCGGCGGCGCCGCGCCCGTAGAGCTTGCCATCGTCCTCGCGTGGGGTGAATGGATCGCCGGTCCAGTTCGCCAGATCACCCGGCGGCACCACATCGGTATGCCCGGCAAACAGGAGACGGCGGCCGCCCGAGCCGCGGACGGCAAAGATGTTGTCGACCGGATAGGACTTGTCGCCTTCAAAGCGCAGGCGATGGACGGTGAAGCCCAGCGTCTCGAGCTCCGTCCCGAGCAGGCTGAGCACGCCGGCCTCCTCGGGCGTGACCGAGGGACAGGCAATCAGGCGCTTGAGGAGGGCGACGGGATCGATGGTCAATCGCGGAGCAGTTCGTTAATGCCGGTCTTGGAGCGGGTCTGCGCATCCACCGTCTTGACGATCACGGCGCAGTAAAGATTTGGGCCGGGCTGGCCATTGGGCAGCGGCTTGCCGGGAAGGCTGCCTGAAACCACCACGGAGTACGGTGGGACCTTGCCGATGTGAACTTCGCCAGTGTTGCGGTCGACGATCTTGGTCGAAGCGCCAATGAAGACACCCATGGAGATAACCGAGCCCTCGCCCACCACCACGCCTTCGACGACCTCGGAACGAGCGCCGATAAAACAATTGTCCTCGATGATCACCGGCCCGGCCTGCAACGGCTCGAGCACGCCGCCAATGCCAACGCCACCAGAGATATGGACGTTCTTGCCGATCTGCGCGCAGGAGCCGACGGTCGCCCAAGTGTCCACCATCACGCCGTCATCCACATAGGCGCCGACATTGACGAAACTCGGCATGAGGACAACGTTGCGGCCGATATGGGCCGGCCGCCGCACCACGGCCCCGGGGACGGCGCGGAAGCCGGCCTCGCGGAACCGGTTCTCGCCCCAGCCCACGAACTTGGTGGGCACCTTGTCCCAGAAGGAGGAGCCGCCCGGCGCGCCTTCGATCAGCTTGTTGTCGTTGAGGCGGAAGCTCAGCAAAACGGCCTTTTTGAGCCATTGGTTGACCTGCCAGGCGCCGTCACGCTTTTCGGCCACGCGCAGGGCGCCACTGTCGAGCAGGTTCAGCGCCTC from Devosia sp. RR2S18 includes:
- the dapD gene encoding 2,3,4,5-tetrahydropyridine-2,6-dicarboxylate N-succinyltransferase — translated: MSHADLAQTIDAAWEARAEVSSGTQGAVREAVAEALNLLDSGALRVAEKRDGAWQVNQWLKKAVLLSFRLNDNKLIEGAPGGSSFWDKVPTKFVGWGENRFREAGFRAVPGAVVRRPAHIGRNVVLMPSFVNVGAYVDDGVMVDTWATVGSCAQIGKNVHISGGVGIGGVLEPLQAGPVIIEDNCFIGARSEVVEGVVVGEGSVISMGVFIGASTKIVDRNTGEVHIGKVPPYSVVVSGSLPGKPLPNGQPGPNLYCAVIVKTVDAQTRSKTGINELLRD